From Streptomyces asiaticus, one genomic window encodes:
- a CDS encoding NUDIX hydrolase → MSVAGVIVDDAGRALLIKRRDNGKWEPPGGVLEREETIPDALQREVLEETGIKIALPATLTGVYKNMTGLIVSMVFRCEAIDGTPTTGAETRALRWATRDEITELADEAYAIRVLDALDNTSPPAIRAHDGVRLI, encoded by the coding sequence GTGAGCGTCGCCGGAGTCATCGTCGACGACGCTGGCCGTGCGCTGCTGATCAAGCGACGCGACAACGGTAAGTGGGAACCGCCCGGCGGCGTGCTCGAACGCGAGGAAACCATCCCCGACGCGCTTCAGCGTGAAGTCCTCGAAGAGACCGGCATCAAGATCGCGCTTCCCGCGACCCTCACCGGCGTCTACAAGAACATGACCGGCCTGATCGTCTCCATGGTCTTCCGCTGCGAGGCCATCGACGGCACCCCGACCACCGGAGCGGAAACCCGCGCACTGCGCTGGGCCACCCGCGACGAGATCACCGAGCTGGCCGACGAGGCATACGCGATCCGCGTCCTGGACGCACTCGACAACACCAGCCCGCCGGCCATCCGCGCCCACGACGGCGTCCGACTCATCTAG
- a CDS encoding GntR family transcriptional regulator, with protein MPSLTSVLGVLDPTSDRAVFRQIADALREAIDKGRFREGDKLPSETELVDHFGVSRMTVRNALSLLQQEGLAVSEHGKGVFVRPRPPVRRLASDRFARRHRDQGKAAFTVEAEAAGSRPEVDNLEVKEERPSPDISARLGSPRKVLARRRRYLLDGRPVEFATSYLPLDLARNTPIAQPNPGPGGIYARLEEMGHRLDHFDEEIRARMPSPAEVRTLQLASGVPVIHLVRTAYDSEGRAVEVCDTVMAADAYVLAYQLPAN; from the coding sequence ATGCCTTCCCTGACTTCCGTCCTGGGTGTATTGGACCCGACGAGCGACCGGGCGGTGTTCCGGCAGATCGCTGACGCGCTGCGGGAAGCGATCGACAAGGGCCGCTTCCGGGAGGGCGACAAGCTGCCCTCGGAGACTGAGCTGGTCGATCACTTCGGCGTCTCGCGGATGACGGTCCGCAACGCCCTGTCGCTGCTCCAGCAAGAGGGCCTGGCGGTCTCCGAGCATGGCAAGGGGGTCTTCGTGCGGCCCCGGCCACCCGTGCGGCGGCTGGCGTCTGATCGGTTCGCGCGGCGGCATCGGGATCAGGGGAAGGCCGCCTTCACCGTAGAGGCGGAAGCGGCGGGCAGCCGCCCGGAGGTGGACAACCTCGAGGTGAAGGAGGAGCGGCCGTCGCCGGACATCTCCGCCCGGCTGGGCTCGCCTCGTAAGGTGCTGGCCCGGCGGCGCCGGTATTTGCTGGATGGGCGGCCGGTGGAGTTCGCCACCTCGTATCTGCCGCTCGACCTGGCGCGGAACACCCCCATCGCGCAGCCCAACCCCGGCCCCGGCGGCATCTACGCTCGGCTGGAGGAGATGGGGCACCGCCTGGACCACTTCGACGAGGAGATCCGGGCCCGGATGCCCTCCCCTGCCGAGGTACGCACGCTCCAGCTCGCCTCCGGGGTGCCAGTGATCCATCTCGTCCGGACCGCCTACGACAGCGAGGGGCGAGCGGTGGAGGTGTGCGACACCGTGATGGCCGCTGACGCGTACGTCCTCGCTTACCAGCTTCCTGCCAACTGA
- a CDS encoding FtsK/SpoIIIE domain-containing protein has translation MADVMTLMEVGGPVAGMVGGATYLRVRHPAAYWSTVGMPISTARLLGSYGSVMDACGLTVPPSRLRAWAVQAFTHRDVRPVPPRRGLIRPTSTGLRVRLRLAPGQEPADVAASAERLRHAWGVHGAYVEEIKPGVVELRLIGFDVLRKVRMPRKTGGGFLKVPVALREDATPFVRDYRAIPHQLTLGATLSGKSMFLRHLIAGLARQPVALVGIDCKRGVELAPFAPRLSALATDPVQAAELLPVLVGLMEDRYDLIKARQGIAPSTPDEEITSDIWGLPEDERPVPVVLLVDEVAELFLVATRKDEERRDEMVTQLIRLAQLGRAAGIYLEVCGQRFGAELGKGATMLRAQLTGRVCHRVNDEASAKMALGDIAPEAVGAACAIAPERPGLAVAGDTSGGWSRIRPPHLSLGDAAAVCRDHAHLVPDLPALEPFRPDVPAVPVSAPTSLLKSLPAAE, from the coding sequence ATGGCTGACGTGATGACGTTGATGGAGGTGGGTGGTCCGGTCGCCGGAATGGTCGGCGGGGCTACCTACCTCCGGGTCCGGCACCCGGCCGCCTACTGGTCCACGGTCGGGATGCCCATCTCGACTGCCCGGCTGCTGGGGTCGTACGGGTCGGTGATGGATGCATGCGGGCTGACCGTTCCGCCGTCGCGGCTGCGGGCCTGGGCGGTACAGGCGTTCACCCATCGGGATGTGCGGCCGGTGCCGCCCCGTCGGGGGCTGATCCGTCCGACGTCGACCGGGCTGCGGGTCCGGCTGCGGCTCGCGCCAGGGCAGGAACCTGCCGACGTGGCCGCCTCGGCCGAACGGTTGCGGCATGCCTGGGGCGTTCACGGCGCCTACGTGGAGGAGATCAAGCCGGGTGTGGTGGAGCTGCGGCTGATCGGATTCGATGTGCTCCGGAAGGTCCGGATGCCTCGCAAGACCGGTGGCGGCTTCCTGAAGGTGCCGGTGGCGCTGCGGGAGGACGCGACGCCGTTCGTCCGGGACTACCGGGCCATCCCGCACCAGCTCACCCTGGGCGCCACGCTCTCGGGGAAGTCGATGTTCCTGCGCCACCTCATCGCCGGGCTCGCCCGGCAACCGGTCGCGCTGGTCGGTATTGACTGCAAACGGGGGGTCGAGCTGGCGCCGTTCGCTCCACGGCTCTCGGCGTTGGCCACCGATCCTGTGCAGGCGGCGGAACTGCTGCCTGTGCTGGTCGGGCTGATGGAGGACCGGTACGACCTGATCAAGGCTCGGCAGGGCATCGCCCCCAGTACCCCGGATGAGGAGATCACCTCTGACATCTGGGGGCTGCCGGAGGACGAGCGGCCGGTGCCGGTGGTGCTGCTTGTGGACGAGGTGGCCGAACTCTTCCTCGTCGCCACGCGGAAGGACGAGGAACGGCGGGACGAGATGGTCACCCAGCTCATCCGGCTCGCCCAACTCGGCCGCGCGGCAGGCATCTACCTGGAGGTCTGCGGACAGCGGTTCGGAGCCGAGCTGGGCAAGGGCGCGACGATGCTCAGGGCTCAGCTGACCGGCCGGGTCTGCCACCGCGTGAACGATGAAGCCTCCGCCAAAATGGCGCTCGGCGACATCGCCCCCGAAGCGGTCGGCGCGGCCTGCGCCATCGCCCCCGAACGGCCCGGCCTCGCGGTCGCCGGTGATACGTCCGGCGGCTGGTCCCGCATCCGTCCGCCCCATCTCTCGCTCGGCGATGCTGCGGCGGTCTGCCGCGACCATGCCCATCTCGTGCCGGACCTGCCCGCGCTGGAGCCGTTCCGGCCGGATGTACCGGCCGTTCCAGTGAGCGCTCCAACCTCGCTGCTCAAGTCGCTTCCGGCCGCCGAGTAA
- a CDS encoding DUF2637 domain-containing protein — protein sequence MRAYLARVDAVLVQAVIAAALSFAHLHDLASAAGQDGWKAWAYPVSVDLLLVAAWKRLRSGASKAAGWCWFVIALAASLGANVATAGLLDLADVPDWLRILVAGWPAVAFLGGTLLAHTAPTPETASAPAELAEVVSVSTEPENAGPPADPEPGPKRPAPHVPAALVNHARKLADDHHARTGSPIDPDTLRARLGVPAPLADAIASRL from the coding sequence ATGCGCGCTTACCTGGCGCGGGTTGACGCGGTGCTCGTGCAAGCGGTCATCGCTGCCGCGCTGTCTTTCGCCCACCTGCATGACCTGGCCTCGGCGGCCGGACAGGACGGGTGGAAGGCGTGGGCCTATCCGGTCTCCGTTGACCTGCTGCTCGTGGCGGCCTGGAAGCGGCTCCGGTCGGGGGCGTCCAAGGCGGCGGGCTGGTGCTGGTTCGTCATCGCCCTGGCCGCGTCGCTCGGGGCGAACGTCGCCACCGCCGGACTGCTCGACCTGGCCGACGTACCGGACTGGCTGCGCATCCTCGTCGCCGGATGGCCCGCCGTCGCCTTCCTCGGCGGAACCCTCCTCGCCCACACCGCACCAACGCCCGAGACCGCGTCGGCTCCGGCCGAACTTGCCGAAGTCGTATCGGTCTCGACCGAGCCGGAAAACGCGGGGCCACCCGCCGATCCGGAGCCTGGGCCGAAACGGCCCGCGCCGCACGTTCCGGCCGCGCTCGTGAACCACGCGCGCAAGCTCGCCGACGACCACCACGCCCGTACCGGATCGCCCATCGACCCTGACACCCTGCGCGCCCGCCTCGGCGTCCCGGCGCCGTTGGCCGACGCCATCGCATCCCGCCTCTGA
- a CDS encoding replication initiator, translating into MPALLRQLSSLGGCTNPIRLDGHRTEHHLNQDTGEIGHILRHLDSTDLPAGHLLVRCNNRRVTRCAACAETYRRDTFHLITAGLRGGKGTPEEVATHPRVFATFTAPSFGPVHNRPTGPGGTVRRCRCGVRHDQDDDALGAPLNPDTYDYEAAVLWNAHAGLLWRRFSIYLRREVAKRAGLTQRTFRDHARLSFAKVAEYQKRGAVHFHAVIRLDGREGGDTPPPAWATTELLTDAIRAAAAKAEVKGPVIDGRAHRFAFGRELDVRPIRGPELDGGTALTDRAVAAYIAKYATKGAETATGALDRPIRLIAELAQIDVPEHTRRLIRTAWALGARKDLEDLRLRAWAHMLGFRGHFSTKSRRYSTTLGALRDARAAWRRAQAAELEQEDTTLVLAHWVYAGTGLTPAEEWLTATITPAPGTEGEPTHG; encoded by the coding sequence ATGCCCGCACTGCTCCGCCAACTCTCCAGCCTCGGCGGCTGCACCAACCCCATCCGCCTCGACGGCCACCGCACCGAACACCACCTCAACCAGGACACCGGCGAGATCGGCCACATCCTCCGCCACCTGGATTCCACCGACCTGCCCGCCGGGCATCTCCTGGTCCGCTGCAACAACCGCCGCGTGACCCGCTGTGCGGCCTGCGCCGAGACCTACCGCCGCGACACCTTCCACCTGATCACCGCCGGACTACGCGGCGGCAAAGGCACCCCCGAGGAGGTAGCCACGCACCCGCGCGTCTTCGCCACCTTCACCGCGCCCAGTTTCGGCCCGGTCCACAATCGGCCCACCGGCCCCGGCGGAACGGTCCGGCGCTGCCGCTGCGGCGTCCGCCACGACCAGGACGACGACGCGCTTGGCGCTCCGCTGAACCCTGACACGTACGACTACGAAGCCGCGGTGCTCTGGAACGCTCACGCCGGGCTCCTGTGGCGGCGCTTCTCGATCTACCTGAGGCGAGAGGTCGCCAAGCGGGCCGGACTCACGCAGCGGACCTTCCGCGACCACGCCCGGCTGTCCTTCGCCAAGGTCGCCGAATATCAGAAGCGCGGCGCCGTCCACTTCCACGCCGTCATCCGGCTGGACGGTCGGGAGGGAGGTGACACCCCGCCGCCGGCCTGGGCCACCACCGAGCTGCTGACCGACGCAATCCGCGCTGCCGCAGCAAAGGCAGAGGTGAAGGGGCCAGTGATCGACGGCCGGGCGCACCGCTTCGCCTTTGGCCGTGAGCTCGACGTACGGCCCATCCGTGGGCCTGAACTCGACGGCGGGACGGCTCTGACTGATCGGGCGGTCGCTGCGTACATCGCCAAGTACGCCACCAAAGGCGCCGAGACAGCGACGGGGGCCCTCGACCGGCCAATACGACTCATCGCCGAACTCGCTCAGATCGACGTCCCCGAACACACCCGCCGCCTCATCCGCACGGCCTGGGCCCTCGGAGCCCGGAAGGACCTGGAAGACCTCCGGCTGCGCGCCTGGGCTCACATGCTCGGCTTCCGGGGCCACTTCTCCACCAAATCCCGCCGCTACTCCACCACCCTCGGCGCACTCCGCGATGCCCGTGCCGCCTGGCGACGGGCCCAAGCCGCCGAGCTGGAGCAGGAAGACACCACGCTCGTCCTTGCCCACTGGGTCTACGCCGGTACCGGCCTCACTCCCGCTGAGGAATGGCTCACCGCCACCATCACCCCCGCCCCCGGAACGGAAGGAGAACCGACCCATGGCTAG
- a CDS encoding ATP-binding protein, which produces MCPGSREEVTRARRWTRDILNGHPCADDAELIVSELGSNALTHTASGTAYGTFQLTLSLSPRTVAISVTDEGGHPEEVSPTEADPDDTHGRGLTIVMALARRLDITGSQHGRTVTAQLVAPETGVTTC; this is translated from the coding sequence ATGTGCCCAGGATCCCGAGAAGAAGTCACCCGCGCCCGCCGCTGGACCCGCGACATCCTCAACGGACACCCCTGCGCAGACGACGCCGAATTGATCGTGAGCGAACTCGGCAGCAACGCCCTCACTCACACCGCAAGCGGCACCGCTTACGGCACCTTCCAGCTCACGCTGTCGCTCTCACCCCGCACCGTCGCGATCTCCGTGACCGACGAGGGAGGCCACCCCGAAGAAGTCAGCCCCACGGAGGCCGACCCGGACGACACCCACGGCCGCGGATTAACCATCGTCATGGCACTCGCCCGCCGCCTGGACATCACCGGCAGCCAACACGGCCGCACCGTCACCGCCCAACTCGTAGCACCCGAGACAGGAGTCACCACATGCTGA
- a CDS encoding SCO3933 family regulatory protein, translating into MRSIRVETSGATVLLTEAPEPKVKDRQTGEIAKDAQSGETLMRLGVVYIDGGESSLLQVTVPESGVTEGLALGSPVTLIGLIARPWDTVFNGQQRHGIAFRAEAIAPAAISVGAGA; encoded by the coding sequence TTGCGTTCCATTCGAGTTGAGACCTCCGGTGCCACGGTCCTGCTGACCGAGGCGCCGGAGCCGAAGGTGAAGGACCGGCAGACCGGCGAGATCGCCAAGGACGCCCAGAGCGGCGAGACACTGATGCGGCTCGGCGTCGTCTACATCGACGGCGGGGAATCCTCGCTGCTTCAGGTCACCGTGCCCGAAAGCGGCGTGACGGAGGGGCTGGCCCTCGGTTCGCCGGTCACGCTGATCGGGCTGATCGCCCGGCCCTGGGACACCGTGTTCAACGGGCAGCAGCGGCACGGCATCGCCTTCCGGGCCGAGGCCATCGCCCCGGCCGCCATATCCGTCGGTGCGGGGGCCTGA
- a CDS encoding mobile element transfer protein, giving the protein MLRRFRNVARIGPVRVGTANDQRGRVRHTAVCTAPRCDFSADYDTRAAAELAARTHRCPIR; this is encoded by the coding sequence ATGCTCCGCCGCTTCCGCAACGTCGCCCGTATCGGCCCGGTCCGCGTCGGCACCGCCAACGACCAGCGGGGCCGGGTGAGGCACACCGCCGTGTGCACCGCTCCCCGCTGCGACTTCTCCGCCGACTACGACACCCGCGCCGCCGCCGAGCTGGCCGCCCGCACCCACCGCTGCCCCATCCGCTGA
- a CDS encoding HEPN domain-containing protein codes for MGALATFHAGAQAVQALIALESVYPDPPDSLELPKVSALRGACTVLTVASFEKFLRDLFEEELDRLRTAKIPMGLLPKKLQVEASFASLELALKGDFSTKGMDRELRLANVLTTARLLAKDSFEPKALAATNSNPDAACVKRMFKAVGISEVFQACNDEFTKHWGRQEVSGFESQKLNSILDSRHQVAHTAQAMHISRLELSYNLRFVEVLTRVLHAQLSQYVDGIIAGVQSLPVSPSGP; via the coding sequence ATGGGGGCGCTGGCTACATTTCACGCTGGGGCGCAGGCGGTTCAAGCGCTGATTGCTCTCGAATCTGTGTATCCGGACCCGCCTGACAGTTTGGAGCTACCCAAGGTATCTGCGCTTCGAGGTGCTTGCACGGTGCTTACTGTGGCGTCTTTCGAGAAGTTCCTCCGGGACCTGTTCGAGGAAGAACTGGACCGACTTCGCACCGCAAAGATCCCAATGGGATTGCTCCCAAAGAAGCTGCAAGTTGAAGCCTCCTTCGCTTCCCTCGAGCTTGCGCTCAAGGGTGACTTCTCCACTAAAGGAATGGACCGCGAACTGCGGTTGGCTAATGTCTTGACTACGGCAAGGCTTTTGGCTAAGGACAGCTTTGAGCCAAAGGCCCTTGCCGCAACAAACAGCAACCCTGACGCGGCTTGCGTTAAGCGGATGTTCAAAGCAGTCGGAATCTCTGAAGTATTCCAGGCCTGCAACGATGAATTCACCAAGCATTGGGGACGGCAAGAGGTTTCTGGATTCGAGAGTCAAAAACTCAACAGCATCCTCGATTCCAGGCACCAGGTGGCACATACGGCGCAGGCGATGCACATATCTAGGCTGGAACTCAGCTACAATTTGAGGTTTGTTGAGGTCCTTACACGGGTTCTCCATGCCCAGTTGAGTCAATATGTGGATGGAATAATCGCTGGCGTCCAGAGTCTGCCCGTATCTCCGTCCGGACCTTGA
- a CDS encoding helix-turn-helix domain-containing protein produces the protein MASRRLAVAEVAAESRALPSRYLTPDDLVAMFDLPSVETVYQWRRKRTGPRGFRVGRHLRFDPMDVRAWVESLREGAAA, from the coding sequence ATGGCTAGCCGACGCCTCGCTGTCGCGGAAGTGGCCGCCGAGTCGCGTGCACTGCCATCGCGGTACCTCACCCCTGACGACCTGGTGGCGATGTTCGACCTGCCCAGCGTTGAGACGGTCTACCAGTGGCGCCGAAAGCGCACCGGTCCGCGCGGCTTCCGGGTCGGGCGACACCTGCGCTTCGACCCCATGGACGTCCGGGCCTGGGTCGAGTCCCTGCGGGAAGGGGCTGCCGCCTGA
- a CDS encoding tyrosine-type recombinase/integrase produces MAGHVQDRWYRSETGPDGKARKVKTERYGSGLRYRARYVGPDGTEKSKSFPDRQKRLADQWLAHVEADMARGQYIDPRAARITFQQYAERWVATQGADPNTQASMESQLRLHAFPYLGTRPLGSFQPAHIRDWVRQLQENGVRGSYARTIYSNVRAALSAAVDDGHLPRNPCAARSVRPPTVDTKRVIPWTSERLFAVRAAMPERYQAMVDLGGGCGLRQGEILGVAVDAIDFESDTLHVVQQLKLSRSKAVFAPPKGGKLRDVPLPGPVADALREHMKRFPPVEITLPWKVADGPPVTKRLIFTGPRGGHVWRTSLNEEAWKPALAMAGVIPVPERGQPYAESRENGMHALRHFYASVLLDAGENIKALAEYLGHSDPGLTLRVYAHLMPSSQERTRKAVASVFDRR; encoded by the coding sequence ATGGCCGGGCATGTCCAAGACCGCTGGTACAGGTCCGAGACCGGACCGGACGGGAAGGCACGCAAGGTCAAAACGGAGCGCTACGGATCGGGGCTCCGTTACCGCGCTCGTTACGTCGGTCCGGACGGCACGGAGAAGTCCAAGAGCTTCCCAGACCGGCAGAAGCGGCTTGCCGATCAGTGGCTTGCCCACGTCGAGGCGGACATGGCGCGGGGGCAGTACATCGACCCCCGCGCCGCTCGAATCACCTTTCAGCAGTACGCCGAGCGCTGGGTGGCCACTCAGGGAGCCGACCCGAACACGCAAGCCTCGATGGAGTCACAGCTGCGGTTGCACGCCTTCCCGTACCTGGGCACTCGTCCGCTCGGCTCCTTCCAGCCTGCGCATATACGGGACTGGGTGCGTCAGCTTCAGGAGAACGGCGTCCGGGGATCGTACGCGCGGACGATCTACTCCAACGTGCGTGCCGCCCTGAGCGCGGCCGTGGACGACGGGCACCTTCCCCGCAACCCGTGCGCCGCTCGCTCGGTCCGGCCGCCGACCGTCGATACGAAGCGTGTGATCCCGTGGACGTCGGAACGTCTCTTCGCCGTGCGGGCCGCCATGCCGGAGCGGTATCAGGCCATGGTCGACCTGGGCGGCGGCTGCGGGCTCCGACAGGGCGAGATCCTGGGCGTAGCCGTCGACGCGATCGACTTCGAGTCGGACACGCTCCACGTGGTCCAGCAACTGAAGCTGAGCCGCAGCAAGGCCGTGTTCGCCCCGCCCAAGGGCGGCAAGCTCCGGGACGTGCCGCTGCCCGGGCCGGTCGCGGACGCGCTCCGGGAGCACATGAAGCGGTTCCCGCCGGTCGAGATCACCTTGCCGTGGAAGGTGGCAGACGGGCCCCCGGTGACCAAGCGACTGATCTTCACCGGGCCGCGTGGTGGGCACGTCTGGCGTACGTCGCTCAACGAGGAGGCGTGGAAACCGGCACTGGCCATGGCAGGGGTCATCCCGGTGCCCGAGCGAGGTCAGCCGTACGCGGAGTCCCGCGAGAACGGCATGCACGCGCTGCGACACTTCTACGCGTCGGTGCTCCTGGACGCCGGGGAGAACATCAAGGCTCTCGCCGAGTATCTCGGCCACTCGGACCCGGGCCTGACGCTGCGCGTATACGCGCACCTCATGCCATCCAGCCAGGAGCGCACCCGTAAGGCAGTGGCGTCTGTCTTCGATCGCAGGTGA